The following proteins come from a genomic window of bacterium:
- a CDS encoding ABC transporter ATP-binding protein: MMLNQKAIEVLNVSKNFGSIPAVKDVSFSLDRGEILGFLGPNGAGKTTTMRLLAGFLSPDSGKILIDGINIRNNPVKTKNMIGYLPEHVPLYGEMRVSEYLAFRGCIKIKSKKLSRERISEVCKICDIEPVFKRLIRNLSKGYRQRVGLADAILSDPPVLILDEPTTGLDPNQLRQTRNLIKNLGHRHAVLISTHILSEVEAICDRALIINEGRIAANVSLDKNEKIFLECENISDDTLENIRGISEVSGIRRVLENSLEIQTRNNTDSRGDIFEAVVKSGAKILCMKHTKDSLEDLFMEITSKQKIQ; this comes from the coding sequence ATGATGCTTAACCAGAAAGCTATTGAAGTTTTGAATGTCAGCAAAAACTTTGGCAGCATACCAGCTGTAAAAGATGTTTCATTTTCGCTGGACCGGGGAGAAATCCTCGGCTTTCTCGGGCCCAACGGAGCCGGGAAAACCACTACCATGAGGCTTCTTGCGGGTTTTCTTTCGCCGGACAGCGGGAAAATCCTTATAGACGGGATAAATATCCGGAATAACCCCGTAAAAACAAAGAATATGATCGGTTATCTTCCCGAACACGTCCCTCTTTACGGGGAAATGAGGGTATCGGAATATCTTGCGTTCAGAGGCTGTATCAAAATAAAAAGTAAAAAACTCTCAAGAGAAAGAATATCCGAAGTATGCAAGATATGCGACATAGAACCCGTCTTTAAAAGGCTTATCAGAAATTTATCAAAAGGCTACAGGCAGAGGGTGGGCCTGGCAGACGCCATACTTTCGGATCCTCCCGTACTCATACTGGATGAACCTACCACAGGCCTTGACCCCAATCAACTGAGGCAGACCCGTAACCTGATTAAAAATCTCGGACACCGGCATGCTGTCCTTATTTCAACCCACATATTATCCGAAGTCGAGGCAATATGCGACAGGGCTCTTATTATTAATGAAGGCAGAATCGCCGCCAATGTCAGCCTTGATAAAAACGAAAAAATATTTCTTGAATGCGAAAATATCAGCGATGATACACTGGAGAACATCCGCGGTATAAGCGAAGTGTCGGGCATCAGGCGGGTTTTGGAAAACTCACTGGAGATACAAACCAGAAATAATACGGATTCAAGAGGTGATATCTTCGAAGCGGTAGTTAAAAGCGGGGCAAAAATTCTGTGCATGAAACATACAAAGGATTCTCTTGAAGATTTATTTATGGAAATAACCTCAAAACAGAAAATACAATGA
- a CDS encoding PAS domain S-box protein, with protein MNDELNKNKNPFEDEIERTTLVFDSGSRPFRIICDTFLEVEGASEEKIYSILCKNLLRMCNAKCVAFASSKPDDFLKLEIVTTERETGLSFLEEKPGIIRKIPDGLFRTFKDNEIIDCSASRACLLSLFPEAFTEEIKSERNVERYALASIREGEIVAIGYMQLYPGYKLAMKGVLIHFLNMIGIILQRMNYLKSLAESEEKYRLSIEYIPLHLCEVDKEGNIILWNKFSEKMLGYSVDEAVKKLKIYKLHESPSHADEVHKIASETGMYNDEINLVHKDGTVFPVHLIVIPKKDKDGNVVCYYRFGEDITVRKRAEEEIYKSRETFRKLIENTPVGIIVTNDKSEIIDINPSALEIFQRQRGEMIGKNPENFFAGAKDGTFVIKSGMSETDKKEVFVTRASGEKIPVIKSADSIELDGEACVMETLIDISDWKRAEEKADYRLNFERLITSISTSFIDMRNEDIDNEIQEALTQIGRFTGVDRSYVFLFRDKGAVMDNLYEWCAGGIVSQKDRLMGVDTGKFGWIVGKLKKDEIVYVDDISELPAEAKNEQDEFRAEGIKSLINVILKVAGTPLGILGFDSVKEQRKWTDDEITLLKIVGEIFTNALERCKKERELKASYEKLRNGMESTINAMGSIVEVRDPYTAGHERRVAQLASAIASEMGLSDREIEGIRIASSIHDVGKIYVPAEILNKPAKISDIEYKIIKTHPRVGYDILKNIEFPWPVADIVLQHHERFDGSGYPFGLSGKNILMGARIIGVADVVETMSSHRPYRSAPGIDKALEEISGNRGNLYDPDVVDACLRLFREKNFMFK; from the coding sequence ATGAATGATGAATTAAATAAGAATAAAAATCCTTTTGAAGATGAAATAGAGCGGACAACGCTGGTTTTTGACAGCGGCAGCCGGCCATTCAGGATAATATGCGATACGTTTCTCGAGGTGGAAGGAGCGAGCGAAGAAAAAATATATTCCATATTATGTAAAAACCTTTTGCGGATGTGCAATGCGAAATGCGTTGCTTTCGCTTCATCAAAGCCGGACGATTTTCTGAAACTTGAGATCGTAACGACCGAAAGGGAAACAGGTCTTTCATTCCTTGAAGAGAAACCCGGTATAATCAGGAAGATACCGGATGGACTGTTCAGAACCTTTAAAGACAATGAGATAATCGACTGTTCCGCCAGCCGCGCGTGCCTGTTGAGTCTTTTTCCCGAAGCATTTACCGAGGAAATAAAATCCGAAAGAAACGTTGAGAGGTACGCCCTTGCGAGTATCAGGGAAGGGGAAATTGTCGCAATCGGCTATATGCAATTGTACCCCGGCTATAAACTTGCCATGAAAGGCGTGCTTATCCATTTTCTTAATATGATAGGGATAATCTTACAGAGGATGAATTACCTGAAATCGCTTGCCGAGAGCGAGGAAAAATACAGGCTTTCCATAGAATATATCCCATTGCACCTCTGCGAGGTGGACAAAGAGGGAAATATCATTCTCTGGAATAAATTTTCTGAAAAAATGCTTGGGTACAGCGTTGACGAAGCGGTTAAAAAACTTAAAATCTATAAACTGCATGAAAGCCCGTCCCATGCCGATGAAGTGCATAAGATTGCTTCAGAAACCGGGATGTATAACGATGAAATCAACCTTGTCCACAAAGACGGGACGGTATTCCCTGTCCATCTTATCGTTATACCGAAAAAAGATAAAGACGGGAACGTGGTGTGTTATTACAGGTTTGGCGAAGACATTACGGTCAGGAAAAGGGCGGAGGAAGAGATTTATAAAAGCAGGGAGACCTTCAGAAAACTTATTGAAAATACGCCGGTGGGCATCATAGTTACAAACGATAAATCCGAAATCATAGATATAAATCCTTCCGCCCTTGAGATATTTCAGCGGCAGAGAGGAGAGATGATAGGGAAAAACCCGGAAAATTTCTTTGCCGGCGCAAAGGACGGGACTTTTGTCATCAAAAGCGGGATGTCCGAAACAGATAAGAAAGAAGTGTTTGTTACCAGGGCTTCGGGTGAAAAAATACCTGTTATTAAAAGCGCAGATTCTATCGAGCTGGACGGGGAGGCCTGCGTCATGGAAACGCTGATAGATATATCCGATTGGAAAAGAGCCGAGGAAAAAGCGGATTACAGGCTGAATTTTGAAAGGCTGATAACATCTATTTCAACCAGTTTTATAGATATGAGAAACGAGGACATAGACAACGAGATACAGGAGGCTTTGACGCAGATAGGCCGGTTTACCGGCGTTGACAGAAGTTATGTCTTCCTTTTCCGGGATAAAGGCGCCGTTATGGATAATTTGTATGAGTGGTGCGCCGGAGGGATTGTTTCTCAGAAAGATAGATTAATGGGCGTTGACACCGGGAAATTCGGTTGGATAGTGGGTAAGTTGAAAAAAGATGAAATAGTATATGTGGATGACATTTCCGAATTGCCTGCGGAGGCAAAAAATGAGCAGGACGAATTCCGGGCCGAGGGGATTAAATCTCTTATCAATGTCATATTGAAAGTCGCCGGAACTCCTCTGGGAATACTGGGTTTTGATTCTGTGAAAGAACAGAGAAAATGGACAGATGATGAAATTACACTTTTGAAAATAGTGGGCGAAATTTTTACAAATGCTCTTGAAAGGTGCAAAAAGGAAAGGGAGCTTAAAGCAAGTTATGAAAAATTAAGGAATGGCATGGAAAGCACTATAAACGCGATGGGGAGCATAGTCGAAGTGAGAGACCCTTACACCGCCGGCCATGAAAGAAGGGTTGCCCAGCTTGCAAGCGCTATTGCTTCGGAAATGGGTCTTTCTGACAGGGAGATTGAAGGGATCAGGATTGCGTCTTCCATCCATGATGTGGGAAAAATATATGTTCCTGCTGAAATACTGAATAAACCGGCGAAGATATCCGATATAGAATATAAAATCATCAAGACTCATCCGCGCGTCGGATATGATATTCTGAAAAATATAGAGTTTCCATGGCCGGTAGCCGATATTGTGCTTCAGCATCACGAAAGATTTGACGGTTCAGGCTATCCGTTCGGTCTTTCGGGCAAAAATATCCTTATGGGGGCGAGAATAATAGGAGTTGCCGATGTTGTTGAAACAATGTCTTCCCACCGCCCCTACAGGTCTGCGCCCGGCATTGACAAAGCTCTGGAGGAAATATCCGGGAACAGGGGGAACCTGTATGATCCCGATGTTGTTGACGCCTGCCTTAGATTATTTCGCGAAAAAAACTTTATGTTCAAATAA
- a CDS encoding ABC transporter permease: MKEFLALTKKELRFYFQSPVAYIILAAFLSVTGYMFYIYTGLLSIPGTPGIISVMRFFFGGTWLFWVLLLMVPPSITMRLFSEEYKTGTIEIIKTSPLKSWHVILSKIAGGYIFFLFLWLPTFSYVLIVALFGKPDMGPILCSYIGTALAGIMLISIGVFTSSLSKNQLVSYMLAIAISFIFLTIGVMEDFVSDSDWKAVISFLSFPNNFANFPIGIIDLESVVYFISFSWFFILLTFISYNRKGAGE, translated from the coding sequence ATGAAAGAATTCCTGGCGCTGACAAAAAAAGAACTGAGATTTTATTTTCAATCTCCCGTCGCTTACATAATACTTGCCGCATTTCTTTCGGTTACGGGGTATATGTTCTATATATATACAGGCCTTTTAAGCATTCCCGGAACTCCCGGCATAATTTCCGTAATGAGATTCTTTTTCGGAGGCACCTGGCTGTTCTGGGTTCTTCTGCTTATGGTTCCCCCTTCCATCACAATGCGTCTGTTCTCGGAAGAATACAAAACAGGAACCATAGAAATCATAAAAACATCCCCCCTGAAAAGCTGGCATGTAATTCTTTCAAAAATAGCCGGCGGTTACATCTTTTTCCTGTTTCTCTGGCTGCCTACTTTCTCGTATGTGCTGATAGTCGCTCTCTTCGGCAAACCGGACATGGGACCCATTTTATGCTCGTACATCGGAACCGCGCTTGCGGGCATTATGCTCATTTCCATAGGGGTCTTCACATCCTCTCTAAGCAAGAACCAGCTGGTTTCATATATGCTGGCCATAGCCATATCATTTATTTTTCTCACAATAGGCGTAATGGAAGATTTCGTTTCCGACTCTGACTGGAAAGCAGTCATATCTTTTCTGTCTTTTCCCAATAATTTCGCCAATTTCCCGATCGGGATTATCGACCTTGAAAGCGTCGTGTATTTTATTTCCTTCAGCTGGTTTTTCATTTTGCTGACATTCATTTCTTATAACAGGAAGGGCGCCGGTGAATAG
- a CDS encoding PAS domain S-box protein has protein sequence MFDLLTVILFFCVYFLLLFLAALFVEKKSDRLRKLISNPVIYALSIAVYCSAWTFYGDAAKMAKDGVIYLAVYLGPCAGVFFWWVILRKMVRIKNSHHITNIADFISARYNKSQPLAAIVAVFCLLGTLPYIALQMKAIISTIAIVTTSSGSQTEWLDKIGILVILLMILFTLVFGVRRVDPTERHPGMVFSMGLTSIFTLSMLLVCGLFAVYFLNNGFQDLFAKVSSSRYAGLMKIGFSGDSSFITWFSFLAVSMFMVILLPRQFHMSVVENSDENNIKTAMWMVPFYLLLINIFIIPIAFTSLLKGLALNEADTFVLQLPYKFGNRYLTMMVLMGGFSAATSVVMVCAVTISTMISNHVILPLLSLTKRVNLSRYILQWRWITVGIFILLGYLFGWFVGESYSLFDMGMISFVGVLQFVPLIIGGIFWTKGNKTGAVMGLTAGFAVWFYTLFIPCFASSGWISTFFMSNGIFGLKILRPAEFFGIKFPDAVSHSVFWSMFFNLGFYMFGSICFPTKREEKRNAEGFTGALSSDDIFAGSTTKEAHIMLESKLGIMRKILSCYLPADKISLILKKGVYLTGIGKGTHISILELARLQNEIEKLLAGSIGTATSHKAMMGGGVFTVDESKELSEAYAEILADLKLTPQELKKKIDYHQEREDLLSLHAMELEEKIKELEDLISQRKRVENALRENEEKYRALFESSRDAIFITGEDGKFIDVNESALVLFGFSRDEMSGMEYKDIFVDFIDYHEFERDVEKSGSVRNYEVKLKSKTGREMECMITAALKQNSKKDILGLQGVIRDITEQKKAGRALQDSYNKLQKNMESTILAMARIVETKDPYTAGHERRVAQLAVAIAQDMRLPEEQINGIYMAAIVHDIGKIYVPSEILTKPGKLTDIEFSIIKTHPQLGYDILKTIEFSWPVADIVLQHHERLDGSGYPFGIKDEDILLEARIIAVADVVEAMYSPRPYRPSVGFENALQEIVENRGNLYDPAAVDSCLKLFMKENFKFISGQI, from the coding sequence ATGTTTGACCTTTTAACGGTGATACTGTTTTTCTGTGTGTATTTCCTGTTGCTTTTCCTGGCAGCCCTCTTTGTTGAAAAAAAATCTGACAGGCTGCGGAAACTCATCTCAAATCCTGTTATCTACGCGCTTTCAATTGCTGTCTACTGCAGCGCGTGGACTTTCTACGGTGATGCCGCAAAGATGGCGAAAGACGGCGTGATATATCTTGCTGTTTACCTCGGTCCCTGCGCGGGTGTTTTTTTCTGGTGGGTCATTTTGAGAAAGATGGTGCGGATAAAGAATTCGCATCATATAACGAATATCGCTGATTTTATATCCGCGCGTTATAATAAATCCCAGCCGCTTGCGGCAATCGTTGCCGTTTTCTGCCTTTTAGGCACACTGCCGTATATCGCGCTCCAGATGAAAGCGATTATATCCACGATAGCGATAGTTACCACTTCTTCGGGATCCCAGACCGAATGGCTGGATAAAATCGGTATCCTTGTAATACTTCTTATGATACTTTTTACGCTTGTATTCGGTGTTAGGAGGGTTGACCCCACCGAACGGCACCCGGGTATGGTTTTTTCCATGGGGCTCACATCCATTTTTACGCTTTCGATGCTGTTGGTCTGCGGGCTGTTTGCCGTTTATTTCCTGAATAACGGTTTTCAGGATTTATTCGCCAAAGTGTCTTCAAGCCGGTACGCCGGGCTTATGAAAATCGGGTTTTCCGGAGATTCCTCTTTTATCACATGGTTTTCTTTTCTTGCCGTGTCTATGTTTATGGTTATATTGCTGCCGCGTCAGTTTCATATGAGCGTGGTTGAGAATTCAGATGAAAACAATATAAAAACCGCAATGTGGATGGTTCCCTTCTACCTGCTTTTAATAAATATATTTATCATCCCCATTGCCTTTACCTCGCTGCTTAAAGGCCTGGCTTTGAATGAAGCTGACACTTTTGTTTTGCAACTGCCCTATAAATTCGGGAACCGCTACCTTACAATGATGGTTCTGATGGGAGGTTTTTCAGCGGCCACAAGCGTTGTGATGGTTTGTGCCGTAACCATTTCCACGATGATATCAAACCATGTCATCCTGCCTTTGCTTAGTTTGACAAAAAGGGTAAATCTTAGCCGCTATATTCTGCAGTGGAGATGGATTACGGTCGGGATATTCATACTTCTGGGATATCTTTTCGGATGGTTTGTCGGAGAAAGTTACTCTCTTTTTGATATGGGGATGATTTCTTTTGTGGGGGTCCTGCAGTTTGTGCCCCTGATTATAGGCGGGATTTTCTGGACAAAAGGGAATAAAACCGGCGCTGTTATGGGTCTTACAGCCGGCTTTGCGGTCTGGTTTTACACTCTTTTTATTCCCTGTTTCGCATCAAGCGGATGGATCTCTACGTTTTTTATGTCGAATGGCATTTTCGGGCTGAAAATCCTCAGGCCGGCGGAATTTTTCGGAATAAAATTTCCCGATGCCGTAAGCCATTCTGTTTTTTGGTCAATGTTTTTTAACCTGGGTTTTTATATGTTCGGTTCGATATGTTTCCCGACAAAACGGGAAGAAAAGAGAAACGCCGAAGGTTTTACCGGCGCGCTGTCCAGCGATGATATTTTCGCGGGGTCAACAACGAAAGAAGCTCATATTATGCTGGAAAGCAAGCTCGGGATTATGAGAAAAATCCTGTCCTGTTACCTTCCCGCGGATAAAATATCTCTCATACTGAAGAAAGGGGTTTATCTCACAGGCATAGGGAAGGGGACGCACATTTCAATTCTTGAGCTGGCAAGGCTTCAGAATGAGATTGAGAAATTGCTTGCCGGCTCGATAGGCACGGCCACCTCTCATAAGGCTATGATGGGGGGAGGGGTCTTTACCGTAGACGAATCAAAAGAGTTATCCGAGGCCTATGCGGAGATACTTGCGGACCTGAAATTGACCCCCCAGGAACTTAAGAAAAAGATTGATTACCATCAGGAAAGAGAAGACCTTCTTTCTTTGCACGCCATGGAGCTTGAAGAAAAGATCAAAGAGCTTGAAGACCTTATAAGCCAGAGGAAACGAGTGGAAAACGCCCTGAGAGAGAACGAGGAAAAATACAGGGCTTTGTTTGAAAGTTCCAGAGACGCGATATTTATTACGGGTGAGGACGGGAAATTCATTGACGTAAATGAATCAGCGCTGGTGCTTTTCGGTTTTTCCAGGGATGAGATGTCCGGGATGGAATATAAGGACATATTCGTGGATTTTATTGATTACCACGAATTTGAAAGGGATGTCGAGAAGAGCGGTTCTGTGAGGAACTATGAGGTAAAACTGAAAAGCAAAACAGGCAGGGAAATGGAGTGCATGATAACGGCTGCCCTGAAACAGAACAGTAAAAAAGATATTTTAGGGCTGCAGGGTGTTATAAGGGATATCACCGAACAGAAGAAAGCAGGGAGAGCTCTTCAGGACAGTTACAACAAGCTTCAAAAAAATATGGAAAGCACAATTCTTGCCATGGCAAGAATTGTTGAGACCAAGGACCCTTATACCGCCGGCCATGAAAGGAGAGTGGCTCAGCTGGCCGTTGCGATAGCGCAGGATATGAGGCTTCCCGAGGAACAGATAAACGGCATTTACATGGCGGCTATAGTGCATGATATAGGCAAAATCTATGTGCCTTCCGAGATACTGACCAAACCGGGCAAATTGACGGATATAGAATTCAGCATCATTAAGACACACCCTCAGCTCGGCTATGATATTTTGAAAACCATAGAATTTTCCTGGCCTGTGGCTGATATTGTGCTGCAGCACCATGAGAGATTGGACGGTTCAGGGTATCCTTTCGGCATTAAGGACGAGGATATACTTCTTGAGGCCAGGATAATAGCGGTGGCTGATGTTGTTGAGGCTATGTATTCCCCCCGGCCATATCGGCCGTCCGTGGGGTTTGAGAATGCGCTCCAGGAAATTGTCGAAAACAGGGGAAATCTGTACGATCCGGCCGCGGTGGATTCCTGCCTGAAACTATTTATGAAAGAAAACTTTAAATTCATTTCAGGGCAGATTTAA
- a CDS encoding DUF2007 domain-containing protein: MDDFAQVSVYYSISAAELAVSALEAEGIKCYLSDYNTFSIGALCDPDIGWIKLMVNGRDLKRAKEILGVAAG, from the coding sequence ATGGATGATTTTGCGCAAGTGTCCGTATACTACAGTATATCTGCCGCGGAGCTTGCAGTGTCGGCATTGGAGGCCGAAGGGATAAAGTGTTATTTATCAGATTACAATACTTTTTCCATAGGAGCTCTTTGCGATCCGGATATAGGTTGGATAAAATTGATGGTGAACGGGAGAGACCTGAAAAGAGCGAAAGAAATACTTGGGGTTGCGGCAGGATAA